One genomic segment of Salinigranum rubrum includes these proteins:
- a CDS encoding DUF7118 family protein, protein MAETVSATDVTVDDLAAARERLRQAEAAIDDYGEDEAHRVAEAYGDATDLLAAYEDSATGSGDFAAYVEFQERFVTLVEDLPDDLPTRESFEEANDLLDRRRLSEKHFEQARDLLAPAREAVDALEEREAAHEHLRETRQAVRRRLSTLDEEIAHRERLLDLAAADLDAPTERLRDPIEAYNADVTDAFDRFRREAPARDLLDLIATTTAYPLVDFARPPESLRAYLDEASLGTEPLPTLLEYAGYSRSKLDHYVDDPGRFRTQAATHETYLTRLDATPLTVGWPPPEAGELRRFAEELVAVVARFADESVVARVRRVRDLALRDDYDRLRQSAVARDELSDTERDRLASGTVREELDDLRAERDGLRSALDDGGA, encoded by the coding sequence ATGGCCGAGACCGTTTCCGCCACCGACGTCACTGTCGACGACCTCGCGGCCGCCCGCGAGCGCCTCCGACAGGCCGAGGCTGCGATCGACGATTACGGCGAAGACGAGGCCCACCGGGTGGCCGAGGCGTACGGGGACGCGACAGACCTCCTCGCGGCGTACGAGGACTCCGCGACGGGCAGCGGCGACTTCGCCGCCTACGTCGAGTTCCAGGAGCGGTTCGTGACCCTCGTCGAGGACCTCCCCGACGACCTCCCGACCCGCGAGTCGTTCGAGGAGGCCAACGACCTGCTCGACCGACGACGCCTCTCCGAGAAACACTTCGAGCAGGCCCGCGACCTGCTCGCCCCCGCCCGGGAAGCCGTCGACGCCCTCGAAGAGCGCGAGGCCGCCCACGAACACCTCCGCGAGACGAGGCAGGCGGTCCGACGGCGGCTCTCGACCCTCGACGAGGAGATCGCCCACCGCGAACGCCTGCTCGACCTCGCTGCGGCCGACCTCGACGCGCCCACCGAACGGCTCCGTGACCCCATCGAGGCATACAACGCGGACGTCACGGACGCGTTCGACCGGTTCCGCCGCGAAGCGCCCGCACGCGACCTGCTCGACCTGATCGCGACCACGACCGCGTACCCGCTCGTCGACTTCGCCCGCCCGCCCGAGTCGCTCCGTGCGTATCTCGACGAGGCCTCCCTCGGGACCGAGCCCCTCCCGACGCTCCTGGAGTACGCCGGCTACTCGCGGTCGAAACTCGACCACTACGTCGACGACCCCGGCCGCTTCCGGACGCAGGCCGCGACGCACGAGACGTACCTCACGCGCCTCGACGCGACGCCGTTGACCGTCGGGTGGCCGCCGCCGGAGGCCGGCGAACTCCGGCGCTTCGCCGAGGAGTTGGTCGCCGTCGTCGCTCGATTCGCCGACGAGTCGGTCGTCGCGCGAGTCCGTCGCGTCCGTGACCTCGCACTCCGCGACGACTACGACCGCCTCCGCCAGTCGGCCGTCGCCCGCGACGAACTCTCCGACACGGAGCGCGACCGA
- the hisI gene encoding phosphoribosyl-AMP cyclohydrolase, producing the protein MSDADAAVGAEVDVDLDFGDDGLVPAVAQDAETGEVLMLAYATREALSRSLETGRAHYYSRSRDELWEKGATSGHTQELREVRVDCDGDALLYLVDQSGGACHTGYRSCFYRRADGSVVGDQVFDPDDVY; encoded by the coding sequence ATGAGTGATGCAGACGCCGCTGTCGGTGCCGAGGTCGACGTCGACCTCGACTTCGGCGACGATGGCCTCGTGCCGGCGGTCGCCCAGGACGCGGAGACGGGCGAGGTGTTGATGCTCGCGTACGCGACGCGCGAGGCGCTCTCTCGGAGTCTCGAAACCGGTCGCGCCCACTACTACTCGCGGAGCCGCGACGAACTCTGGGAGAAGGGAGCGACCAGCGGACACACCCAGGAACTCAGAGAGGTTCGCGTCGACTGTGACGGCGACGCGCTTCTCTACCTCGTCGACCAGTCCGGTGGGGCGTGCCACACTGGCTACCGCTCGTGTTTCTACCGCCGGGCCGACGGTAGCGTCGTCGGCGACCAGGTGTTCGACCCCGACGACGTCTACTGA